From a single Streptomyces sp. NBC_01264 genomic region:
- a CDS encoding FHA domain-containing protein has product MQIRLTVLGSGSRSGHQTATATASGGGTGAGGAPASCDVLVTAPAGTALSAVASGLAATVGGPDTGGTVVLYAGTERLDPARCALGEPPLVDGAVLSLNVPGPDVRTDGTAAALGDGPQLHVVAGPDAGGVHLLHPGAIRIGRSADADVPLDDPDVSRLHCTVTVLPDGRVAVADLGSTNGTTLDGAVVGAERVALAPGALLRVGESTLRLAVGPATSPLPLTPDLEGHLSVSLPGHPDPTPTDDPPAPEPGSHPEGGTPGGAWAGATPGTPAGSHPDGGGSGGAWTGSTPGTPAGSRLDGGGSGGAWPSATGTPAGSPDGGTSGGAWTGSTPGTPAGSHPGAGAWTGSTPGTAAGSRPDGGGSGGAWAGGAYPDAGGRGAQGQIPHPAPSRNGGSAPDPVRPGYGTPGAPGAHGSTGTVPAARGAEQPTGGGRGPSSSVSPDPWPYGEAGQDGEADPHRAGRIARPGSGSGSAFASESGSRSESGSRPRSGSASHSGASGAGHHPFPDRPDAGQYSGPAHPGHNAGAAHPSGTPGRNTGPAHPGGTPGHNAGSAQPGATPAAPYPAGAAGPYAGAEHGGGAGGGYAGQPHPGGTPGRHAAAAHPGSAPARQGGPAHPGAAPGQHPGAAGPYPGAEHGGGAAGAPYPVGAVGHDGPARTGVEHHGAGGWEEPGAGREAEPRRAGRRGIGAWARKWVRGAEVAEVEVVAEAAAAVTARPGSDDPATLLLTALGPAPRLWAGPAGLDVTLGAGSEVALRETGALGIAGPRARLTGVARSVIARLAALHAPGQRLEIVLVSTDRARPLAERRRDWGWLGWLPHVRPAHGQDCRLLLAYDRDQAAARAGELTRRLDDGPLGTHWAAAGADAVREASYAYRGPYTLLVLDGDPGPGVLRDITSRLTSHGPAAGIHVLALAEAPAATPASPVTETYEAACAAAPAFRDCSTAALLSGDVATTVRTFAVSGGKPAASGGTATADAVSAAWAERFARALAPLKADSPVAEGGYRPAAAHLPQTSRLLDELGLARATPASLMARWAAATDQGQRVGGLAEIVLGTGRRGPVGAELVTDGPHLLIEGPAGSGRTELLRSVAASLSAAARPDRLGLVLLDGAGGERGDGLLPCTELPHVSAHLVASDPLRMREFAQALGAELKRRAELLDGVPFSEWHAVREVSDRMVSPRPPTAGELRGDLEPQRSGTLRLRSSATRTDPAAGPSPLPRLVVLVDDFDALVAPGLGSTGRPAAGSVVRALEAVAREGARLGVHLVATSARPDRTADTELARLATLRVELDAPDQPGPGRGVLRYADGRSVPFQGGRVTGRIPRTATLRPTVVPVEWERMGDPPARRPVRELGNGPTDLALLASALDRASHLVSAVPVLFPPAP; this is encoded by the coding sequence ATGCAGATCCGGCTGACCGTCCTCGGGTCGGGGTCGCGCAGCGGCCACCAGACCGCCACCGCGACCGCCTCCGGCGGGGGTACCGGCGCAGGAGGCGCCCCTGCGAGCTGTGACGTGCTCGTCACCGCGCCCGCCGGAACCGCCCTGTCCGCGGTGGCCTCCGGGCTCGCGGCGACCGTCGGCGGCCCCGACACCGGTGGCACGGTCGTGCTGTACGCCGGTACGGAGCGGCTGGACCCCGCGCGGTGCGCGCTCGGCGAGCCGCCGCTCGTGGACGGGGCGGTGCTGTCGCTGAACGTGCCCGGCCCCGACGTCCGCACGGACGGGACCGCGGCCGCCCTCGGCGACGGGCCGCAGCTGCACGTCGTGGCCGGGCCGGACGCGGGCGGGGTGCACCTGCTGCACCCGGGGGCGATCCGGATCGGGCGCTCGGCCGACGCGGACGTCCCGCTGGACGATCCGGACGTCTCGCGCCTGCACTGCACCGTGACGGTGCTGCCCGACGGGCGGGTGGCGGTGGCCGACCTCGGGTCGACGAACGGTACGACGCTGGACGGCGCGGTGGTCGGCGCGGAGCGGGTGGCGCTGGCGCCCGGGGCGCTGCTGCGGGTCGGCGAGTCCACGCTCCGCCTGGCCGTGGGCCCGGCGACCTCCCCCCTCCCCCTCACCCCGGACCTGGAGGGCCACCTCTCCGTCTCCCTCCCGGGCCACCCCGACCCTACCCCCACCGACGACCCACCGGCCCCCGAGCCGGGATCACACCCCGAGGGCGGCACCCCCGGCGGAGCCTGGGCCGGCGCTACGCCCGGCACCCCGGCGGGATCACACCCCGACGGCGGCGGCTCCGGCGGAGCCTGGACCGGATCCACGCCCGGCACCCCGGCGGGGTCACGCCTCGACGGCGGCGGCTCAGGCGGAGCCTGGCCCAGCGCAACGGGCACCCCCGCGGGATCACCCGACGGCGGCACCTCGGGCGGAGCCTGGACCGGATCCACCCCCGGCACCCCGGCCGGATCGCACCCCGGTGCCGGAGCCTGGACCGGATCTACGCCCGGCACCGCGGCCGGGTCACGCCCCGACGGCGGTGGCTCCGGCGGAGCCTGGGCCGGAGGGGCGTACCCCGACGCGGGGGGCCGGGGAGCGCAGGGACAGATCCCCCACCCCGCCCCTTCCCGAAACGGGGGCTCCGCCCCCGACCCCGTCCGGCCCGGGTACGGAACTCCGGGCGCGCCCGGGGCCCACGGCAGCACCGGAACGGTCCCGGCCGCCCGTGGCGCCGAACAGCCCACCGGGGGCGGCCGGGGCCCGTCGAGCTCCGTTTCCCCGGACCCCTGGCCGTACGGCGAGGCCGGCCAGGACGGCGAAGCCGACCCGCACCGGGCCGGCCGGATCGCCAGGCCCGGATCCGGATCCGGATCCGCTTTCGCGTCCGAATCCGGTTCCAGGTCCGAGTCCGGTTCCAGGCCCAGGTCCGGGTCCGCATCCCATTCCGGCGCCTCAGGTGCCGGGCACCACCCGTTCCCAGACCGGCCCGACGCCGGGCAGTACTCCGGACCGGCACACCCCGGCCACAACGCCGGCGCAGCGCACCCCAGCGGCACGCCCGGCCGCAACACCGGGCCGGCACACCCCGGCGGCACGCCGGGACACAACGCCGGATCGGCACAGCCCGGCGCAACCCCCGCAGCGCCGTACCCGGCCGGGGCCGCAGGCCCGTACGCCGGAGCGGAGCACGGAGGCGGAGCCGGCGGAGGCTACGCCGGACAGCCGCACCCCGGCGGCACGCCCGGCCGGCACGCCGCAGCGGCACACCCCGGCAGCGCACCCGCCCGGCAGGGCGGACCGGCGCACCCCGGCGCAGCCCCCGGGCAGCACCCCGGAGCCGCAGGCCCCTACCCCGGAGCCGAGCACGGAGGCGGGGCCGCCGGGGCGCCGTACCCGGTCGGAGCCGTCGGCCACGACGGCCCCGCGCGGACCGGCGTCGAGCATCACGGTGCCGGCGGCTGGGAGGAACCCGGGGCGGGTCGGGAGGCCGAGCCCCGGCGTGCGGGGCGGCGCGGGATCGGGGCCTGGGCGCGGAAGTGGGTGCGCGGGGCGGAGGTCGCCGAGGTGGAGGTGGTCGCCGAGGCGGCGGCCGCCGTCACCGCGCGGCCCGGCTCCGACGATCCCGCGACCCTGCTGCTCACCGCCCTGGGGCCGGCCCCGCGGCTGTGGGCCGGCCCCGCCGGGCTGGACGTCACCCTCGGCGCGGGCAGCGAGGTCGCGCTCCGCGAGACCGGCGCGCTCGGCATCGCCGGACCCCGGGCCCGGCTGACCGGTGTGGCCCGCTCCGTCATCGCGCGGCTAGCGGCCCTGCACGCCCCCGGCCAGCGTCTGGAGATCGTGCTGGTCTCCACCGACCGGGCCCGCCCGCTCGCCGAACGCCGCCGCGACTGGGGCTGGCTCGGCTGGCTGCCCCACGTGCGCCCCGCGCACGGACAGGACTGCCGGCTGCTGCTCGCGTACGACCGCGATCAGGCGGCCGCCCGCGCCGGGGAGCTGACCCGGCGGCTCGACGACGGCCCCCTCGGCACCCACTGGGCCGCCGCGGGCGCGGACGCGGTGCGCGAGGCCTCGTACGCCTACCGGGGCCCGTACACCCTCCTGGTCCTCGACGGGGACCCCGGTCCCGGGGTGCTGCGGGACATCACCAGCCGGCTGACCTCGCACGGGCCGGCCGCCGGGATCCACGTGCTGGCCCTGGCCGAGGCGCCGGCCGCGACGCCCGCCTCGCCCGTCACCGAGACCTACGAGGCCGCCTGCGCGGCTGCCCCCGCCTTCCGGGACTGTTCGACCGCGGCCCTGCTCAGCGGTGATGTGGCCACGACCGTACGGACCTTCGCGGTCTCCGGCGGCAAACCGGCCGCGTCCGGCGGGACGGCCACGGCGGACGCCGTCTCGGCGGCCTGGGCGGAGCGGTTCGCCCGCGCCCTGGCCCCCCTGAAGGCCGACTCCCCCGTCGCGGAGGGCGGTTACCGGCCGGCCGCCGCCCATCTGCCCCAGACATCGCGGCTACTGGACGAGTTGGGGCTGGCCCGGGCCACCCCGGCTTCCCTGATGGCCCGTTGGGCCGCCGCCACCGACCAGGGGCAGCGCGTCGGCGGGCTCGCGGAGATAGTGCTCGGCACCGGCCGGCGCGGGCCGGTGGGCGCCGAACTGGTCACCGACGGGCCGCACCTGCTGATCGAGGGGCCCGCCGGCAGCGGCCGTACGGAACTGCTGCGTTCCGTGGCGGCCTCCCTGTCGGCCGCCGCCCGGCCCGACCGGCTCGGCCTGGTCCTGCTCGACGGGGCCGGCGGCGAGCGCGGCGACGGCCTGCTGCCCTGTACGGAGCTGCCGCACGTCTCGGCGCACCTGGTCGCCTCGGACCCGCTGCGGATGCGGGAGTTCGCGCAGGCGCTGGGCGCGGAGCTGAAGCGGCGGGCCGAGCTCCTGGACGGGGTGCCGTTCTCCGAGTGGCACGCCGTGCGCGAGGTCTCCGACCGGATGGTCTCCCCCCGCCCGCCGACCGCGGGCGAGCTGCGCGGCGATCTCGAACCCCAGCGTTCGGGCACCCTGCGGCTGCGTTCCTCGGCCACCCGGACCGATCCGGCGGCCGGGCCCAGCCCGCTGCCGCGCCTGGTCGTGCTCGTGGACGACTTCGACGCGCTGGTCGCACCGGGGCTGGGCAGCACGGGCCGGCCCGCCGCCGGTTCGGTGGTCCGCGCGCTGGAGGCGGTGGCCCGCGAGGGCGCCCGGCTCGGGGTGCACCTGGTGGCCACCAGCGCCCGTCCGGACCGGACGGCCGACACCGAGCTGGCCCGGCTCGCGACCCTGCGCGTGGAGCTCGACGCCCCCGACCAGCCGGGTCCCGGCCGGGGCGTGCTCCGGTACGCCGACGGGCGCTCGGTGCCGTTCCAGGGCGGCCGGGTCACCGGCCGGATCCCCCGGACGGCGACGCTGCGGCCGACGGTGGTGCCGGTGGAGTGGGAGCGGATGGGCGATCCGCCGGCCCGCCGCCCGGTCCGCGAGCTGGGCAACGGCCCGACCGACCTGGCGCTGCTGGCCAGCGCCCTGGACCGGGCCTCGCACCTGGTGTCGGCGGTCCCGGTGCTGTTCCCGCCGGCGCCCTGA
- a CDS encoding ABC transporter substrate-binding protein gives MRKQGTSRTTPRTTHGRRHTWAALAVVGALALSACGSDGKEPAKGPDGPDTSGGPAVALPRLDGEKLEVAAVWTGAEQANFVKVLKEFERRTGATVTFVPAQDPIVTFLGSKIAGGAPPDVALLPQVGALVSAVKNKWAQPVGAEAQAQLDKNYSNGWKTLGAVGGTQYGVYYKAANKSLIWYNAKAFEAAGVTPPKTWKELLTAADTLSASGTPAVSVAGADGWTLTDWFENVYLSQAGPEKYDQLAKHEIKWTDDSVKQALTSLAELFGRKDFLAGGQSGALATEFPKSVTQTFTGGDRPAAAMVYEGDFVAVNIAQTEAKVGTDALVFPFPAVGAKAPVVSGGDVAVALKASKGAQALLTFLASPDSARIQAREGGFLSPNKALEPAAYPNDIQRGIAEALIAAGDGFRFDMSDQAPAAFGGTPGAGEWKALQDFLANPADVAGTQARLEADAAKAYGN, from the coding sequence ATGCGCAAGCAGGGAACGAGCCGCACGACACCGCGTACCACCCACGGCCGACGGCACACGTGGGCCGCTCTGGCCGTAGTGGGCGCGCTCGCGCTCAGCGCGTGCGGCAGCGACGGCAAGGAGCCCGCGAAGGGCCCGGACGGCCCCGACACCTCGGGCGGGCCCGCCGTCGCGTTACCGCGTCTCGACGGGGAGAAGCTGGAGGTCGCCGCCGTCTGGACGGGCGCGGAACAGGCCAACTTCGTCAAGGTGCTCAAGGAGTTCGAGCGGCGGACGGGTGCCACGGTCACCTTCGTCCCCGCGCAGGACCCGATCGTCACCTTCCTCGGCTCGAAGATCGCGGGCGGCGCCCCGCCGGACGTGGCGCTGCTGCCGCAGGTCGGGGCGCTGGTCTCGGCGGTGAAGAACAAGTGGGCGCAGCCGGTCGGCGCCGAGGCGCAGGCCCAGCTCGACAAGAACTACTCGAACGGCTGGAAGACGCTGGGCGCGGTCGGCGGCACCCAGTACGGCGTGTACTACAAGGCCGCCAACAAGTCGCTGATCTGGTACAACGCCAAGGCCTTCGAGGCGGCGGGCGTAACGCCCCCGAAGACCTGGAAGGAGCTGCTCACCGCGGCCGACACGCTGTCCGCGTCCGGCACCCCGGCGGTCTCGGTCGCCGGGGCCGACGGCTGGACCCTGACCGACTGGTTCGAGAACGTCTACCTCTCGCAGGCGGGCCCGGAGAAGTACGACCAGCTGGCGAAGCACGAGATCAAGTGGACGGACGACAGCGTCAAGCAGGCGCTGACCTCCCTCGCCGAGCTGTTCGGCCGCAAGGACTTCCTGGCGGGCGGCCAGAGCGGGGCGCTGGCGACCGAGTTCCCGAAGTCGGTGACGCAGACCTTCACCGGCGGGGACCGGCCGGCGGCCGCGATGGTCTACGAGGGCGACTTCGTGGCGGTGAACATCGCGCAGACCGAGGCGAAGGTGGGCACGGACGCGCTGGTCTTCCCCTTCCCGGCGGTCGGCGCCAAGGCCCCGGTGGTCTCGGGCGGGGACGTGGCGGTCGCGCTGAAGGCCTCGAAGGGCGCGCAGGCGCTGCTGACGTTCCTCGCCTCGCCGGACTCGGCGCGGATCCAGGCCCGTGAGGGCGGGTTCCTCTCCCCGAACAAGGCGCTGGAGCCGGCCGCGTACCCGAACGACATCCAGCGCGGCATCGCCGAGGCACTGATCGCGGCGGGCGACGGCTTCCGCTTCGACATGTCGGACCAGGCTCCGGCGGCCTTCGGCGGGACCCCCGGCGCGGGCGAGTGGAAGGCGCTCCAGGACTTCCTGGCGAACCCGGCCGACGTGGCGGGGACGCAGGCGAGGCTGGAGGCGGACGCGGCCAAGGCCTACGGGAACTGA
- a CDS encoding carbohydrate ABC transporter permease — MTPAASPAGPPAASPAGSAATSPATAPVPGPATAPRSPKRKEARRRRLTAAAFLLPSLVLLGALVVHPIGYSLYRSFFDRSGEEFVGAGNYGEILRDDTIRTALGNTAIWVVLAPVSATALGLLFAVLTERVRWGTAFKLIVFMPMAISMLAAGIIFRLVYDADPDRGVANAVWVGVHDTFAESSAFPKARPGRDSPLVPADGGAYVTRDPVRAGVPAALPLVGIAPETLPKGTATAKAAAPGAGRVTGTAWQDFTRGGGGTTNTVDPTESALSGLRVEAVKDGRLVDSARTRADGTFTLSAAADGALLRLPASNFREAYAGVEWLGPTLVTPAVIGAYVWMWAGFAMVLIGAGLAAVPRELLEAARVDGASEWQVLRRITVPLLAPVLAVVLVTLVINVMKVFDLVFVIAPGAVQDDANVLALQLYRTSFGTDADPGLGSAIAVLLLVLVAPVMAYNIRRMRREARR, encoded by the coding sequence GTGACCCCGGCAGCCTCCCCCGCGGGACCCCCGGCGGCCTCACCCGCGGGATCCGCGGCAACCTCCCCCGCCACGGCCCCGGTTCCGGGCCCCGCCACCGCCCCCCGCTCCCCGAAGCGCAAGGAGGCCCGGCGCCGCCGCCTGACGGCAGCGGCGTTCCTCCTCCCCTCCCTCGTCCTGCTCGGCGCGCTCGTCGTGCACCCCATCGGGTACTCGCTGTACCGCAGCTTCTTCGACCGCTCCGGCGAGGAGTTCGTGGGCGCCGGCAACTACGGGGAGATCCTGCGCGACGACACGATCCGCACCGCGCTGGGGAACACGGCGATCTGGGTGGTGCTGGCCCCGGTCAGCGCCACCGCGCTCGGTCTGCTCTTCGCCGTGCTGACCGAACGGGTGCGCTGGGGAACGGCCTTCAAGCTGATCGTCTTCATGCCGATGGCCATTTCGATGCTCGCGGCGGGCATCATCTTCCGGCTGGTCTACGACGCCGACCCCGACCGGGGCGTCGCCAACGCCGTCTGGGTCGGCGTGCACGACACCTTCGCCGAGTCCTCCGCCTTCCCCAAGGCCCGCCCCGGCCGGGATTCGCCGCTGGTCCCGGCCGACGGGGGCGCGTACGTGACCCGCGATCCGGTACGGGCGGGCGTGCCGGCGGCCCTCCCGCTGGTCGGGATCGCCCCGGAGACGCTGCCCAAGGGCACGGCCACGGCCAAGGCGGCCGCCCCCGGGGCCGGGAGGGTCACCGGCACCGCCTGGCAGGACTTCACCCGGGGCGGGGGCGGTACGACGAACACGGTCGACCCCACCGAGTCCGCCCTGTCGGGGCTGCGGGTCGAGGCCGTCAAGGACGGCCGGTTGGTCGACTCGGCGAGGACCCGGGCCGACGGCACCTTCACGCTGTCCGCCGCGGCCGACGGCGCACTGCTGCGGCTGCCCGCCTCGAACTTTCGGGAGGCCTACGCGGGCGTCGAGTGGCTCGGCCCGACCCTGGTGACCCCGGCGGTGATCGGGGCCTACGTGTGGATGTGGGCCGGTTTCGCGATGGTGCTGATCGGGGCCGGGCTGGCCGCCGTACCGCGCGAGCTGCTGGAGGCGGCGCGGGTGGACGGGGCGAGCGAGTGGCAGGTGCTGCGGCGGATCACGGTGCCGCTGCTGGCGCCCGTCCTGGCCGTCGTGCTGGTGACCCTCGTCATCAACGTCATGAAGGTCTTCGACCTGGTCTTCGTGATCGCGCCGGGGGCGGTGCAGGACGACGCCAACGTGCTGGCGCTCCAGCTGTACCGGACCTCCTTCGGCACGGACGCCGATCCGGGGCTGGGCAGCGCCATCGCGGTGCTGCTGCTGGTGCTGGTGGCTCCGGTCATGGCCTACAACATCCGCCGGATGCGCCGGGAGGCCCGCCGATGA
- a CDS encoding carbohydrate ABC transporter permease: protein MSTPPRTQPRKPSLAPPGIPAAARSLAARAAGGALRVFLILAGLFWLLPTLGLLVSSFLSPTSLNDGGWWQALTAPSRLTGDNYERLLANDTVTGSLIDTAVIAVPATLLVLALGSFAGYAFAWLEFPGRDWLFLLVVALLVVPVQVALIPVSELFGSIGLFETTAGVVLFHTAFGLPFAVFLLRNFFAEIPRELLEAARLDGAGELRLFARVVLPLGGPAIASLGIFQFLWVWNDMLVALVFADSAHPPVTVALQQQVRQFGNNIDVLAPGAFLSMVVPLVVFFAFQRQFVSGVMAGAIK, encoded by the coding sequence ATGAGCACACCGCCGCGCACGCAGCCCCGTAAGCCGTCCCTCGCCCCGCCCGGCATCCCGGCGGCAGCGCGGTCCCTGGCCGCCCGGGCGGCCGGCGGGGCGCTGCGCGTGTTCCTGATCCTCGCGGGCCTGTTCTGGCTGCTGCCCACGCTCGGGCTGCTGGTCTCCTCCTTCCTCTCCCCCACCTCGCTGAACGACGGCGGCTGGTGGCAGGCGCTGACGGCGCCCTCCCGCCTCACGGGCGACAACTACGAGCGGCTGCTCGCCAACGACACCGTCACCGGCTCGCTGATCGACACGGCGGTCATCGCCGTCCCGGCGACCCTGCTCGTCCTGGCACTGGGGTCGTTCGCCGGATACGCCTTCGCCTGGCTGGAGTTCCCCGGCCGCGACTGGCTGTTCCTGCTCGTGGTCGCGCTGCTCGTCGTACCCGTCCAGGTGGCGCTGATCCCGGTCTCCGAACTCTTCGGCTCCATAGGCCTGTTCGAGACCACGGCGGGCGTGGTCCTCTTCCACACCGCCTTCGGGCTGCCGTTCGCCGTGTTCCTGCTGCGCAACTTCTTCGCGGAGATCCCGCGCGAGCTGCTGGAGGCCGCCCGCCTCGACGGGGCGGGCGAGCTGCGGCTGTTCGCGCGGGTGGTGCTGCCGCTGGGCGGTCCGGCGATCGCCTCGCTCGGCATCTTCCAGTTCCTGTGGGTGTGGAACGACATGCTGGTCGCCCTGGTCTTCGCGGACTCCGCGCACCCGCCCGTCACGGTCGCGCTCCAGCAGCAGGTACGGCAGTTCGGGAACAACATCGACGTACTGGCGCCCGGCGCCTTCCTGTCGATGGTGGTGCCGCTCGTCGTCTTCTTCGCCTTCCAGCGGCAGTTCGTCTCGGGGGTGATGGCCGGAGCGATCAAGTAG
- a CDS encoding bifunctional glycosyltransferase/CDP-glycerol:glycerophosphate glycerophosphotransferase: MPRFSVIVPAYKVQAYLQESLDSVLTQSYPDLELIAVDDASPDACGSIIDDYAARDPRVTAVHLAHNLGLGPARNAGLSRATGDYVLFLDGDDTLAPGALQAITDRLKATGSPDVLVYDYARTYWTGELVRNSQSHRLSEEGPASFRLADRPALLGMLMVVWNKAYRREYVERESLSFPPGFYEDTPWTYPALLAAESVAVLDRVCVHYRQRRTGSILTTSTRRHLDVFDQYDRVFGYLATRPELERWRPAVHRRMAEHFCALYADPRRLPRAARAEFFARASALLRRYRVPGPRPLSLSRTDRTRHLLMRLGTRRAYRVLSVLRSASLAAGRAGRTLGRGLGETALRLHYRAQRLLPLRPELAVFSAYWHGGYACNPAAIEAKLRELAPRMRTAWICDPAHASTLPRGTTPLRPGSAAYWTALARATYLVTNVNFDRALVKRPGQILVQTQHGTPLKRVGLDLQDRPAATPTTDFAGLLCGADQWDYLLSSNRHSTLVWEKAVPSSYTTLEYGYPRNDVFHRATQADVLELRERLGIPPGSTAILYAPTHRDYRRSRPAHPDFDRILRDLGPRYTILTRTHLTYAGSPAPDPHPRLLDVSSHPSVEELCLASDALVTDYSSLMFDYAALDRPIVIHADDWEAYEASRGTYFDLRAFPPGAIARTEDELVDIFSTGHWQGSRSAQLRASFRTRFCTHDDGQAAERVVRRVFLSQPTTPITPLEDRRPTPAAPSATPEPTLAHLTTSRWP; the protein is encoded by the coding sequence GTGCCCCGGTTCAGCGTCATCGTGCCCGCGTACAAGGTCCAGGCGTACCTCCAGGAGAGTCTGGACTCGGTCTTGACCCAGTCGTACCCGGATCTCGAACTGATCGCGGTCGACGACGCCTCCCCGGACGCCTGCGGTTCGATCATCGACGACTACGCGGCCCGCGACCCCCGGGTCACCGCCGTCCACCTGGCGCACAACCTGGGCCTGGGACCGGCCCGCAACGCGGGCCTCTCCCGGGCCACCGGCGACTACGTCCTCTTCCTCGACGGCGACGACACCCTGGCCCCCGGCGCCCTCCAGGCCATCACCGACCGGCTGAAGGCCACCGGCTCCCCGGACGTCCTCGTCTACGACTACGCGCGCACTTACTGGACCGGCGAGCTGGTCCGCAACAGCCAGTCCCACCGCCTCTCCGAGGAGGGCCCGGCCAGTTTCCGCCTCGCCGACCGCCCCGCCCTCCTCGGCATGCTGATGGTCGTGTGGAACAAGGCCTACCGCCGCGAGTACGTGGAGCGCGAGAGCCTCTCCTTCCCGCCCGGCTTCTACGAGGACACGCCCTGGACCTATCCGGCGCTCCTGGCGGCGGAGTCGGTCGCCGTCCTGGACCGGGTCTGCGTGCACTACCGCCAGCGCCGCACGGGCTCGATCCTGACCACCTCCACCCGACGCCACCTGGACGTCTTCGACCAGTACGACCGCGTCTTCGGCTACCTCGCCACCCGCCCCGAGCTGGAGCGCTGGCGGCCCGCCGTGCACCGGCGGATGGCCGAGCACTTCTGCGCCCTGTACGCGGATCCGCGCCGGCTCCCGCGCGCCGCCCGGGCCGAGTTCTTCGCCCGGGCCTCGGCCCTGCTGCGCCGCTACCGGGTGCCGGGCCCCCGGCCGCTGTCCCTGAGCCGCACGGACCGCACCCGCCACCTCCTGATGCGCCTCGGCACGCGGCGCGCGTACCGCGTGCTGTCCGTGCTCCGCTCGGCCTCGCTCGCGGCGGGCCGGGCCGGGCGCACCCTGGGCCGGGGCCTCGGCGAAACCGCCCTGCGCCTGCACTACCGCGCGCAGCGCCTGCTCCCGCTCCGGCCGGAGCTGGCGGTCTTCTCCGCGTACTGGCACGGCGGTTACGCCTGCAACCCGGCGGCGATCGAGGCCAAGCTGCGCGAACTCGCCCCGCGCATGCGGACGGCATGGATCTGCGACCCCGCGCACGCCTCGACCCTGCCCCGCGGCACGACCCCGCTCCGCCCGGGTTCGGCGGCGTACTGGACGGCCCTGGCCCGCGCCACCTACCTCGTCACGAACGTCAACTTCGACCGTGCGCTGGTCAAGCGCCCCGGCCAGATCCTGGTCCAGACGCAGCACGGCACCCCGCTCAAGCGGGTCGGCCTCGACCTCCAGGACCGCCCGGCGGCCACCCCCACGACGGACTTCGCGGGCCTGCTCTGCGGCGCGGACCAGTGGGACTACCTGCTCTCCTCGAACCGCCACTCCACGCTCGTCTGGGAAAAGGCGGTCCCCTCCTCGTACACCACGCTCGAATACGGCTACCCCCGCAACGACGTGTTCCACCGGGCCACCCAGGCCGACGTCCTGGAACTGCGCGAACGCCTCGGGATCCCGCCGGGCTCCACGGCGATCCTGTACGCGCCGACCCACCGCGACTACCGCCGAAGCCGCCCGGCCCACCCGGACTTCGACCGCATCCTGCGCGACCTGGGCCCGCGCTACACGATCCTGACCCGCACCCACCTCACGTACGCGGGCTCGCCCGCGCCCGACCCCCACCCGCGCCTCCTCGACGTCTCCTCGCACCCCTCCGTCGAGGAACTCTGCCTGGCCTCAGACGCGTTGGTGACGGACTACTCGTCCCTGATGTTCGACTACGCGGCCCTGGACCGCCCGATCGTCATCCACGCGGACGACTGGGAGGCGTACGAGGCCTCCCGCGGCACGTACTTCGACCTGCGGGCCTTCCCCCCGGGGGCGATCGCCCGCACCGAGGACGAGCTGGTGGACATCTTCTCGACGGGCCACTGGCAGGGCTCCCGCTCCGCCCAGCTCCGCGCGTCCTTCCGGACCCGGTTTTGCACGCACGACGACGGCCAGGCGGCGGAACGCGTGGTCCGCCGCGTCTTCCTGAGCCAGCCGACCACCCCCATCACCCCCCTGGAAGACCGCCGCCCCACCCCGGCAGCCCCCTCAGCCACCCCGGAACCCACCCTGGCCCACCTGACCACGAGCCGCTGGCCGTAA
- a CDS encoding TetR/AcrR family transcriptional regulator yields MTPEPASPAAPAARRAPAGAAVLREDVTEAIRTAVVEELATVGFARMSIEGIARRAGVGKTAVYRRWKSKLHLVLDLVGAFATDGLPVPSTGSLYGDVRALLEVMSHVLRHPVASAVIPDLLVEAARNPEIADAVRGALLEGQRRMAEGIISEAVSRGELPVGVDAGRALDLAIGPLYWRQVVVRDAVPGGYLDDLARSVVAGLTAGPAA; encoded by the coding sequence ATGACGCCTGAGCCCGCTTCCCCTGCCGCCCCCGCCGCCCGTAGAGCCCCCGCGGGGGCCGCCGTCCTGCGTGAGGACGTGACCGAGGCGATCCGGACGGCGGTCGTCGAGGAGCTGGCGACGGTGGGGTTCGCGCGGATGTCGATCGAGGGCATCGCGCGGCGGGCGGGCGTCGGGAAGACGGCCGTGTACCGGCGGTGGAAGTCGAAGCTGCACCTGGTGCTCGACCTGGTGGGCGCCTTCGCCACGGACGGCCTGCCGGTGCCGTCGACGGGGTCGCTCTACGGGGACGTACGGGCCCTGCTGGAGGTGATGTCGCACGTGCTGCGGCATCCGGTGGCCTCGGCGGTCATCCCCGACCTGCTGGTGGAGGCGGCGCGGAACCCCGAGATCGCGGACGCGGTGCGGGGGGCGCTGCTGGAGGGGCAGCGGCGGATGGCGGAGGGGATCATCTCCGAGGCGGTCTCGCGGGGCGAGCTGCCGGTGGGGGTGGATGCGGGGAGGGCGCTCGATCTGGCGATCGGGCCGCTGTACTGGCGGCAGGTGGTCGTGCGGGACGCCGTCCCGGGGGGATACCTGGACGACCTCGCGCGGTCGGTCGTCGCCGGGCTCACGGCCGGGCCGGCCGCCTGA